In one Notolabrus celidotus isolate fNotCel1 chromosome 1, fNotCel1.pri, whole genome shotgun sequence genomic region, the following are encoded:
- the LOC117814088 gene encoding zinc-binding protein A33-like, translating to MTSTIEADLSCPVCHEIFEEPVVLPCTHSFCKECLQGWWREKHSRECPVCKAVSKTAEPPVSLVLRNLCESFLLTGDQTPSEDLCPLHSEKLSLFCLSHNERVCLICRDSEIHTNHEIRPYNEMKPMAKDALLGKLEYVRREIQIFHDFKVQLTLAGEFMKKQARQTEKRIREEFKKLHQFLELEEVTRLAAVKQEEKHKEDVLKEMCTAVGKDIEVLYAAVKTTEEGIRSEDCWQKNKDLVRGLTMRPLPEAPKLPRGFLIDEATHLGNLPFNVWNKMKQMVSYSPVILDRNTLNTVLTLSEDLTVIKCRDLSKIVTLKTPDNPERYVHLLSVLGSQGFDSGTHTWDVKVTDERSWDLGVSEESDYRNGNGLYGLWTIGTLHGKYSAQHGSNNWADLEVKDKPKRIRVSLSWDRGLLSFTDLNTNKLIHSIKHTFTRKVFPYFSGEMKIVPLKVGVELEQ from the coding sequence ATGACGTCCACAATAGAGGCGGATCTCAGCTGTCCGGTCTGCCATGAAATATTTGAGGAGCCTGTTGTTCTTCCGTGCACCCACAGCTTCTGTAAGGAGTGTCTGCAGGGCTGGTGGAGAGAGAAACACTCACGTGAATGTCCTGTGTGTAAGGCTGTATCTAAAACAGCAGAACCGCCTGTTAGTCTGGTGTTGAGGAACCTGTGTGAGTCCTTCTTGTTGACGGGAGATCAGACTCCTTCAGAGGATCTTTGTCCTCTGCACTCAGAGAAACTCTCACTCTTCTGTTTGAGCCACAATGAGCGAGTGTGTCTCATCTGCAGGGACTCGGAAATACACACAAACCATGAAATCAGACCCTACAATGAGATGAAACCCATGGCTAAGGACGCACTGCTAGGTAAGCTGGAGTATGTAAGGAGGGAAATACAGATTTTTCATGACTTTAAAGTACAACTCACACTAGCAGGAGAGTTCATGAAGAAGCAGGCCAGGCAGACGGAGAAGAGGATCAGGGAGGAGTTCAAGAAGCTGCATCAGTTTCTGGAGCTGGAAGAGGTGACCCGGCTGGCTGcagtgaagcaggaggagaagcaCAAGGAGGATGTGTTGAAGGAGATGTGTACTGCTGTAGGTAAAGACATTGAGGTTCTTTATGCTGCTGTCAAAACCACAGAGGAGGGGATCAGATCTGAAGACTGTTGGCAGAAGAATAAGGATCTAGTTCGGGGACTTACGATGCGTCCTCTGCCGGAAGCTCCAAAACTGCCTCGTGGTTTTCTGATAGATGAGGCCACACACCTGGGTAACCTGCCCTTCAACGTCTGGAACAAGATGAAGCAAATGGTCTCCTACAGTCCTGTGATCCTGGACCGAAACACTCTGAATACAGTCCTCACCCTGTCTGAAGATCTGACCGTCATAAAATGTAGAGATTTGAGTAAGATTGTTACTCTAAAGACTCCTGACAACCCTGAGAGGTATGTCCATCTCCTCTCCGTGCTGGGCTCTCAGGGCTTTGACTCGGGCACTCACACCTGGGACGTGAAGGTCACAGACGAGCGGAGCTGGGATCTGGGAGTGTCAGAGGAGTCTGATTACAGGAATGGAAACGGTCTGTATGGATTGTGGACGATAGGGACGCTTCACGGTAAATACTCGGCGCAGCACGGATCAAATAATTGGGCCGATCTTGAGGTGAAGGATAAACCCAAACGCATCAGAGTGAGTCTGAGCTGGGACAGAGGTCTGCTGTCCTTCACCGATCTAAACACCAATAAACTAATTCACAGCATCAAGCACACCTTCACTAGGAAGGTGTTTCCATACTTCTCAGGGGAAATGAAAATTGTCCCGCTGAAGGTCGGTGTTGAACTGGAACAGTGA